TTCGGGGACGTGGAAACTGGTCATGGTTCAGGTCACTGGTTGGAGGCTGGCCGGGCTGGCGGGCGCGAGGCCTCCGGGCACGGCGGCAATGAGGCGGCGGGTGTAGTCGTGCTGCGGGTTGGCGAGCACCGCCCTGGCGGGCCCCTGCTCCACGATTTGCCCGCGATGCATGACGACGATCCGGTCGGCGATGTAGCCGGCGCTGATGACGTCATGGGTGATGTAGAGGACGGCCACGCCCTGCTCGTCACGCAGGCGCGCGATGAGCGCGAGGATGTCGCGGCGGATCGAGACGTCGAGCATTGAGACGGGCTCGTCGGCGACCAGCAGCTTCGGGGAGGCAGCGAGCGCACGGGCGAGCCCGACGCGCTGGCGCTGGCCGCCAGAGAGTTCGTGGGGTCGGCGGTCGAGGTAGCTGGCGGGGGGCGTGAGGCCGACTTCGGTGAGGAGTTCGGCGACGCGCTTTTCGATATCGCCAGCCTTGATACCGTTGGGCGCGGAGGCGACAGCGCGGCGGATGTGATGACCGATGGTGTGCAGCGGGTTGAGCGAGCCGTAGACGTCCTGGAAAACCATCTGGGCGGAGCGCGGCTGGCCCTTGCGGCGGCGCGACACCGGGATCGGCGTCTGGCCATCGACGAGGATCTGGCCGGAAGTCGGCTGCAGGAGGCCGGTGACCATGCGGCCGAGCGTCGACTTGCCGCTGCCCGAGGCGCCGACGATGGCCACGATTTCCCTGGGCGCAACGCGGAGCGAGACCTCGTTGACGGCGGTCAGGGCGGCGGCACGGGACCATGGATGAGCGCCGTAGGCCTTGGTGAGATGGTCGATCTCCAGCACCGGCTTGGCGGCCGGTGCGGGGGTGGGAGCTGGTTCGATGGTGGAAAGGTCGAGGCGGGGCGTCGCGCCCATCAGCATGCGCGAATAGGGGTGCCTGGGGTGGGCCAGAAAATCGGCGATGGAGGCGCTTTCGACGATCTTGCCGTCCTTCATCACGGCGATCCGATCGGCCACCTCGAAGAGGAGCGGCAGGTCGTGGGTGATGAGGAGGACGGCAAACCCCATGCGCCTCTGCAGGGCCTTGATGGTGACGAAGATCTCCTGCTGCACGATGACGTCGAGCGCCGTGGTGGGCTCGTCGAGAATGACGAGCGCCGGGCGCAGGGCAAGGGCCATGGCGATGACGACGCGCTGACGCTGGCCACCCGAAAGCTCGTGCGGGAAGGCGCGCAGGCGGGCCGGATCGATGTCGACCATTTCGAGCAGTTCGGCAGGCGTGCGCCGGGCGGTTTCGATGCCCTTGGCGCGATCGAGCACTTCCTGAAGCTGCCAGCCGATGCGCTTGACGGGATTGAGCGAGGTCAGCGAGTTCTGGAGAACGATGGAGGCCGTGTTCCAGCGCAGGTTGCGGACCTTGTCATCGTCCAGCGCGAGCATGTCGTTGCCGCTGATCCTGATGGCGCCGCCGGTGATGACGCCGGGCGCGCGCAGCAGGCGCAGGATGGACTGGGCGATGGTCGACTTGCCGCAGCCGGACTCGCCGGCCAGGCCGACGAATTCGCCCGGGGCAATGGAGAGCGAGACATCCTCGACGGCGGGGATGATGCCGTTTTCGCCGGCATAGCCGACCGAGAGACGCGAGATTTCGAGCGCGGGAAGATCAGTCATTGCGCTTCACCGGGGTCATCAGGGAGGCACTGGGCTTGCGGAAGCCGGCACGACGCAGCAGGCGATCGGCGCGCAGGCGCGGATTGCCGAGTTCGTCGACGGCGTTGTTTATGAGGGCCAGGGAGAAGGCGGTCAGGGCGATCGCCATGCCGGGCACGACAAAGGTCCACCAGGCGCCGCGAATGAGGGCGGAGGTATTCTGCGCCCAGAAGAGCATGGTGCCCCAGGTCACCTGCCCGCCATTGCCGAGGCCGAGGAATTCGAGCGAAGCCTGGGCGGTGATGGCGAAGATGACCTGGTTGACGAAATAGGCGGCGACGACCGAGCCCATATTGGGCAGGAGCTCGACCGCCACGATGCGCCAGCGGCTTTCGCCGACATCTTCGGCCGCGGCGATGAATTCGCGTTCGCGCAGGGTAAGCGCCTGGGAGCGGAAGAGGCGCGCGCCGAACGCCCAGCCGGTAAGCGTGAGCACGATGATGATGGTGAAGGAGCCCGGGGGCAGGAAGGCCGCCAGCACCACGACCAGCGGCAGGCCGGGGATGACGAGGAAGACGTTGGACACGAGGGTCAGCGTGTCATCGACCCAGCCGCGGAAATAGGCGCTGGTGAGAGCGACGACCAAGGCGATCAGCGTGGTGAGCACCGCGATGGCGAAGGCGACCCAGAGCGTGTTCTGGCCGCCATAGAGGAACTGGCTGAGGACATCCTGCCCCTGCCCTGTCGTGCCGAAGAGGTGGGCGAGCGATGGTGGCTCGTTGATGCCGCCGACGGCGCGGGTGGGGTTGTAGGGCGCAAGCCAGCGGGCGAGAGCGCAGACGATGATGAGGGCACCGAGGATGACGACGCCGATGGCGACCGGCACGGAACCGAGGAGCTGGCGGCGCGCGCGGGCGCCGAAGGTATCGACAAGGGCCATTACGCTTCCCCTCCGGTACGGACGCGCGGATCGAGCAGCACGTAGAGCGTGTCGACGAGGAAATTGGCGGCGAGCACGGACAGGGTGATGATGAGGAAGAGCGCCTGCATGAGCGGGTAATCCACCGCGCTCACGGCGCGCATCAGGGCGTAGCCCAGGCCGGGATAAGTGAAGACGATCTCGGTGAGCAACTGGCCCGAGAAGACGCCGCCGATGGCTGCGCCCAGCGCCGTGATGTTGGGCAGGAGCGCGGTGCGCACGGCGTGATCGAAGAGCACGCGGCGGGGCTTGAGGCCTTTGGCCTCGGCAAGGGTCAGGTAGTCCTCGCTCAGCACGCCGATCATGGAATTGCGCATGTTGAGCGTCCAGGGACCGAGCGAGACCAGGACGATGGTGAAGGCGGGCATGATGAGGTGGAACAGCACATCACCGATGCCGGAAAGGGTGAAGGGTGGCGGGTTGACGCTCGAATAGGCATTGCCCATCGGGAACCAGCCGAGCTTGAAGCAGAAGAGATAGAAGAGCAGGAGCGCGAGGAAGAAATAGGGGAAGGAGCCGAGGAACAGCAGGACCGGCGGCGCCACGCGATCGAAGAAGCCGCCACGACGCCAGGCCGCGAGCGCACCAAGAGTGGAGCCGATGACGAAGCTCAGCGCGACGGCAGTAAGACCCAGGAGGGCGGACCAGCCGAAGCCGGCACCGATGACCGAGAGCACGGGCGCGGGAAATTGCGAGAGCGAGCGGCCGAAATCGCCTTTGAAGATGTTGCCGAGATAGGTGAAGTATTGCTGGATCAGCGGCTCATCGGTGAGGCCGTAGGCCATCTTGAGCGCGCGCAGCGATTCCTCGTTCATCGAGGTCGAATAGGTGGCCACGATCGTGGAGGCCGGATCGCCCGGCGTCAGACGCGGAATGAAGAAATTCACGGTGATCGCGACGAAGGCCGCCAGCAGATAGAATGCCAGCCGCTTGAGCACATAATACATGGGTTCCCTCCCCAGGGAGGCTCCCGTCCGGCGACGGGAGCCCTTGAGCCGTGACTATTCGGGGCGGCGTTCGAGATGCGGCCAGACGAGCAGCGGACCATTGGTCATCTGCAGGCTGAGCGGCGCATACGGGTCCTTCTCGTTGGGGAAACCCGTGAACCGACGGGTGTTGTAGAGACCCCAATCGGGCTGCTCGTAGAGCGGGATGGCCGGCGCGGCGGCCGAGAACATGCCTTCAAGCTCGGCGATGATCGCCTTCTGCGCGGCAGGATCGGTGGAGGCCGCGAACTTGGCCAGCAGCTCATCGACCTTGGGGTCGCCATAGCGCTGCTGGTTGTTGGGCGAGGCCGTGCCGACCGGCTTGACCGAAGTCGTCGCCATGTTGTTGCGGTAGAACTCGAACGGGGTGGCGGTGCGCTGCGCGGTGCCGAGCGAGAGCTGGAACTGGCCGGTGAAGGTCGAGTTCGTCCAGCTATCGGCGGTGGTGGTGCGCAGGGTTACGTCGATGCCGACATCCTTGAGGTTTTCGGCCACGATCTGGGAGGCGGAAACCCAGTCGTTCCAGCCCGAGGGCACGATGATATCGTACTTGAGGGGCTTGCCGTCCTTGCCGACGCGGATACCGTCGGCACCCTTGGCGTAGCCGGAATCGTCGAGGAGCTTGTTGGCCGCATCCGGATCCATGGTGACCCAGCCCTGGCCATCGGCGATGACCTTGGCATCGAGCCAATCCTTGAACGGCGCTTCGGGCAGGCCGGTGGCGTTGGCGGGCACGGACTTGCCCCAGACGCCGGTATTGATCATGCGCTGGCGATCGAGCGCCATGCTGATGGCCTTGCGGACGTTGACGTCGCCGAGGTTGGGATCGGTGGTGTTGGCCTGGAGCTGCACGACTGAGGTGCGGGGCCACCAATAGCCGAAATGCTCGGGATCGAGCGGCACGAAGGTGGTGTCAGGGTCGGGCACGAGACCACCCCAATCGATATTGCCAGCGAGGACGGCGGCGCTCACCTGGTCGTTGCCGTTAAAGCCCTGGACGAAGACGCCCTGGATCTTGAGGGGTTGCCAGTAATTGGGGTTCTGCGTGACCTGGTAGCGATCGGTGCCGAAGGCATCGATGGTGGTGAAGGGGCCGGTGCCGACCGGATCCGGGTTCTCGAAGGTCACCGGGTCCTTGACGTCCTTCCAGACGTGCTGGGGGACGATGAACTGGTCGACCAGCGAGAAGAGGCCGGGCGTATAGGCGGTGTTGAAGGTGAACTTGACGGTGGTCGGGTCCACGGCCTCGACGGACTTGAGGTATTGGTCGAATGCGCCGGCAGCCGGGCCGATGAGGCCGGGATTGTCGTGCATGAGATTGAAGGTGAAGGCGACGTCGTCGGCCGAGAAGGGCTGGCCATCGGACCATTTGACGTCGTTGCGCAGCGTCACCGTGAGGGTGAGCGCGTCATCGGACCACTTGTACTCGGTGCCCAGCCACGGATCGAGCTTGCCCGTCGCGTAGTTCTGGATCATCAGCGGTTCGTAGATGGTGCGCAGGCTAACCCAGCGGGTGGTGGGCGAGAACGGGTTGAAGGTGCGCGTGAAGCTGCTGCCGCCCTCGGCCACGATGCGGACCAGTTGATCCACCGGCACCTCGGCCAGCGCCGGCTGGACGACCATCGGACCGACCGCGAGCGCGGCCCCCATCACCGTGGCGAACAAACCCGCCCTAAATCCTTGCAACGCGCCGGAACTCCCCTTCCGGCGTCTTGTGCTGTAACTCGCCTTATGCATGTTGTCCTCCGGGACTCGTTTGTCTTCATCAACTGGCAGGCGTGGTTCTTTCACGGGAGGCCGCGTGCGGCGCTGCCTCCCGTGAACACTCGGTCTCGTGCGTATTCGAGCGCGAGTTCGATGGCCCCGGCGCGCACGGCTTTGGCGCTCACTGCGGTCGGGACGATTTGCGGCAATGCGATGGGGAGGGCAGCGAGCAGCGCGCTCACGCGCTGCGCCAGGACGCGCCCTCCGGCCTGGCCGATCTCGCCAGCCAGCACCACCATGTCGGGATCGAGAATGCCGATGGCGCCGGCAAGGCCCACGGCGAAGCGATAGGCCAGCTCGTCGAGGAAGGCGCCGTGTCGATCGGCATCGGCGGCGGCAGCCTGGACGGCGGCGGCGTGATCGGCATTGGAGAGGCCGTGCGCGGTGAGCAGCGCATCTATGCCTTCGACCGAGAGCAGGTTTTCGAGAAGCGTGACGCGGACGGCTTCGCCGGGAGCAGCCAGGCGCTCGGGAACGACGGCACCGCCGAGTTCGCCGGCGCTGCCGGTGGTGCCGCGCACGAGGCGGCCGGCCTGCACCAGCGCGCCGCCGACGCCCTCGCCCACGAAGAAAAGGATGAAGGTCTGCACGCCCTTGGCCGCGCCGACCGCCATTTCCTCGAGGGCGACGAGGTTCACGTCGTTCTCGACGATGACGTGGTTGTGGCCGAGCGAGGACATGAGGGAGGCCGGGATATCGAAGCCTTCCCAGTTGCGCAGTTGCTGGCCCTTGCGGAGATGCCCGGTCTGGATGTCGACGATGCCGGGGAGGCCGACCACGACCTGGTCGAGATCTTTGACGGCGATGCCGGCGCGGGAGGCGGCTTCATCGATGACGCGGTGGAGTTCGGGGCCAGCGAGGTAGGACTCGGAGGGCGTCTTGGGGATCTGCGCCTCGGCGAGGAGCGCGCCGGTGATATCGGCGATGGCGACGTCGAGGCCGTGGGGCGTGACGCCGACGCCGGCAACGCAGGCCGAACGCGGTTCGAGCGACCAGAGGCCGGCCTTGGGGCCGTAGGTGCCGGCCTTTTCGCCATCGCGGCGGATGAGGCGCGCACTTTCGAGACGACGGAGGAGATCGGAGACGGCGGGCTTGGAAAGGCCGGTAAAGGCCTCGAGTTCCATCCGCGTCAGGGAGCCCTGATCGAGCAGCCGCTCGAGGACTGCCTTCTCATTGAGATTGCGAAGAAGCCGGGGGCTTCCAGCGAGGACTTCCATGGCGATAAGACCGTCTGGTAACTTTCCTTACAGTCATTAAGCGCCTTGGAGACGACGTCTGTCAAGTAGAGTCAGCGCGAGGAGGCCGGGGACGAAATTGCCTGGTTTTGCAGTGAGTTGGACTGTGCATTGGGGAGGCTCATGGCCTTGGCATAGCCCGCCGGATTTAGCCGGAGTACGAGAAGCGAGACGACGAGTACGCAGCCGATATGGAGAATCCAGCCGGCGATGAATCCGCCGGTCGCCTCGTGAAGCGTGGCGACGATCCACGGCGGAAGCGCAGCGAGAAGGAAGCCGCCGCCCTGCATGAGGGCGGAGAGCGCGCCGGCCTGGGCCGGGTTGGGCAGGTGATCGAGCGCGACCACCATGGTGAGCGCGAAACAGCCGCCGAGGCCTGCGCCGACGACCAGGGCCCAGATGACGGGCGCGGTATAGGGCAGGAAGGCGAGGCCGGCGAAGCCGATAAGCTGCATGGCGAGGGTGAGCCAGATCCAGCCACGACGATCGAGGTTGCGCGAGGCGAGGATGGGCATGAGGAGCGCGGAGGCGGCCTGGCCGAGAGCCACGATGGCGAGCAGGCTGCCGCTGGCAGCGGCCGACCAGCCGTGACCCTGATAGAAGGCAGCGAGCCAGGCGACGACGGTGGAATAGCCGCCATTGACGAGGCCGAAGCTCAGCATGAGCAGCCAGGTGCGCGGACGACGCAGGAATGCCATTGCGGGGGCCGAGGCGCCCTGCCCGTTCGCGCGTGGCAGGAAGCGGGCGGCCATGAGGACAGCGATGATTGCGGGAATGGCGAGCCAGGCAAGACCGAGGCGCCAATCGGCAGTGGCCTTGGCGACGAGCGGGGCGACCTGTGCGCCGACCGCGCCGCCGCCCATGAGCATCGAGGAATAAAGGCCGGTGACGAAGGTGACGCGATCCGGAAAGTGCAGCTTAATGATGCCGGGAAAGAGCGCCTGTACCACGGCGACGCCGAGGCCGCAGAGAACGGCCGTGAGGATCAGCACGCGGCCATCCCAGGCGAAATAGCGCAGCAGGGAACCGGATGCGAGGACGATGAGCGCGGCAATGACGGCACGGCGGGCGCCGAAGCGACGCTGGATGGCTGGGCCCAGGAAAGCCAGCGCGCCCATGAGCAGCATGGGCACGAGGGTAAGCAGGGCCATATCCTGGTAGGCGAGACCAGTTTGCGCGCTGATATCGGCGGCCAACGGGCCCACAGCGGTGAGGAAGGGACGCAGGTTGAGCCCCACGACGACCACTACCGCCAGCATGGGCAGGCGGTTGCGCAACGTTTCTTCGGTGGACATGTCAGCCCTTGGTGCCCTGGCGACGAGCCCATTCGGCATAAAGCGCGGGACGCGTGTCGAGGCGCACCGGATCGTGCGTGATCTTCATCGACTGCTCGGCGAAAGGCTTTGCGAGGTCGGCATAGACCGCGGCGGTCGATAGGCCGAAGGGTTCGCCATCCTCGTTGGAATAGGCGAAGGAGACGCTTTCGACGCCGGCCAGGCGCATGGCGGCAAGGCACATCGGGCACGGGTGGCCGCTGGCATAGACCGAACAGCCGGCAAGGCTGGGCGAGCCCAGGATTTGGCTGGCGGCGCGGATGGCCAGGAGTTCGGCATGGGCGGTCGGATCGTGGCTTTCGACGACATCGTTGACGCCGGTAGAGATAACCTCGCCATCACGGACGACGACCGCGCCAAAGGGGCGACCGCCGCGTTCGAGATTGGCGAAGGCCAGTTCGATGGCCTGGCGGAGATAGTGCTGCATGGCCGGCCCCTCAGTGCGCGCCGGCGGCGAGGAGAACGTTGGCGATCTCGGAGAAGCCGCGACGCTGGGCATTTTCCAGCGGGGTAACGCCATCGCCATCGGCGAGGTTCACATCGGCGCCGGCATCGAGGAGGAGCTTGACGATGGCCACGTGACGCGGACCACCGTCGCCGAGGATGATCGCCTCGAGCAGGGCGGTCCAATTGAGATTGTTGACGTGGTCGACATCGACGCCCGCCTCGATGAGGGTGCGCACGGTTTCGACATGGCCGCGCTCGGAAGCCGGGATCAACGCGGTGCCGCCATAGCGATTGATGCTGCGCAGGTCGGCGCCGTGAGTGAGCGTCATCTTGAGGATTTCGAGATGGCCGCGGGCGCCCGCATAGAGATAGGGACTGTCGTTGATGCGATCCTTGGCGTTGACGTCCGCACCGGCATCGATGAGCGCGCGGGCGGCTTCGACATTGTTGGCATGGGTCGCGACGAGCAGCGCGGTTTCGCCCGCTGCATTGCGTGCGTCGATCTCGACGCCGGTGGCGAGGAGCGCATTGATGGTCGCAACATCATTGCCGGCAGCAGCCGACAGCAGCTTTTCGTTCATGTCATCACCCAGAACTGGCGAGGCGAGCGTCAGGATCGCCGCGAGTATCGATAGAATTCGGATCATTACGCCTCTCCTCAAAGTGCGCGCGACCCCCGTGGCCGCAGCGACAATACTTCGACTTTGCGGGCTCGAAGGAGCCGCATAGAGAGATAGTGTGCGCTCAAGACATTTGAAAATTAAATGTTCTGATTGCTATCAGTAAGAACATGAATATCATTCGCGGAAAACTTCGGCGGCGAAGAAGCCGGCGAGGCTGTGGCGCAGGCGCATGAGGCTGACGCCGCTGGCGATGAGCGCAAAGGCCGAGCCGATCCACAAGGCCATGATGGCTCCCTGCGAGCCGAACAGGTTGAAGAGGCCCGCGACAAGGGCGGCGCCGGTGGCCTGGCCAAGATTGCCCACGATGCTGGAAACACCCCCTGCCCCGCCGCTGCGCTCGGCGGGCGAGGCCATGATGACGATGCGCATGGTCGGCGACTGGAAGAGACCGAAGCCGACGCCGCACAGCGCCATGCGCCAGACGATATCGAGCGCGGACGGCTGGGCCGGCAGCGTGGCGAGCAGCGCCATGGCGATGGCGAGAATGACAAGGCCGCAGCTGCCGATGAGCGAGCCGGGGAGCTTATCGGACCAGCGCCCGGCAAAGGGCGCGGTGAGCGCGACGAAGACCGGCCAGGGCGTGATGAGAAAGCCGGTTTCGACCTGGGAATAGCCGAGCACGGCCTGGAACATGAAGGGCAGCGAAATGAAGGCCAGCGCCTGGGTGTTGAGCGTGAGGTAGGACGAGATGGCCGAAAGCGCGATGACCGGGCGACGGAGAAGATCGACCGGCAGGATCGGCGCGGGGCTGCCCATCTGGCGGCGCAGCAGAGCCAGGATGGCAGCCACCGCGATGACGGCGCCGGCAATGGTGAGCGGCCAGGACGCGCCGCGGGTGACGGCATTGAGGGTGAAGATGGTCGTGGCGAGGCCAACGCCGCAGAGGAGCGCCGCCAGCCGGTCGAAGCGCCAGCCGCCGCGAATGGTGGGCGGCAGCGAGTGCAGGCCCATGACGATGCCAAGGATGCCCAGCGGCACGTTGATGAGGAACAGCCAGTGCCAACTGGCGAAACTGAGGATGATGGAGGCGGCGGTCGGGCCGGCGGCAAAGGACATGCCGACGACGAGGGCATTGAGCCCCATGCCGGCGCCCATCAGCTCGCGCGGATAAATGGAGCGCATCATGGCGACGCTGAGGCCGAGAATGCCGGCGGCACTCATGCCCTGCAGCACGCGGCCGGCGACGAGCCATTGAAAGGTCGGGGCCATGCCGCAGACGAGCGAAGCGATGGTGAAGAGGACAAGCGCGACCATCGAGACGCGGCGCAGGCCGATGACCTCGCCAAGCGCGGCGGCCGGGAGGAGCGTGGCGACCATGGCGATCTGGTAAGCGCTCACCACCCAGATCGACTGGGCATCGGTGGTCTGGAGATCGCGGGCGATGGTGGGCAAAGCCGTGTTGGCGATGGCGGAATCGAGATTGGCCATGGCCACGTTGATGAGAATGGCGGTGACCGCGATGGTGCGCTCGCGTCGCGGCAGCCCTACGCCTGGGGGCGAGAGCTCATTGCGGCGGAATGCGAACAACATCGAAGGTTCTCCAGGCTGGAACAGGCCGCACCTTTCCCGGCACGAGACCAGGGCTGGCCGCGCGGCTGTTCGACTTTCTCGAAAATGGCTGCCCGGTGCCGTCCCTCAACGATCACCGGTCACAAATGCGTAGCGCTGGACGACGCCATCGGCAAATGACATGTCTTGATGGAATTCATTCGTAGTCTGAATGCACGACCATGCTCGACCCTCGCCTGCTCCGCGCCTTCGTGGCCATTGCCGACAATGGCAGCTTCACCGTCGCGGCCGAAAAGTTGCACATGACGCAATCGACGATCAGCCAGCAATTGGGCCGGCTCGAGCAGGTGGTCGGGCGCGAGCTCATCGACCGCGCGGCGCGCCCGGTGCGGCCGACGGCGTCGGGCGAGCGGCTGCTCGGCTATTCGCGCCGCATCCTGACCCTGCAGCACGAGGCGGAGACGCTGCTGGCCGACCCGGCGGGCACGTCCTCGATCCGCATCGGGGTGCCCGAGGACATCGTGACGGTCGAGATGGCGCGGATCTTTGCCGGCTTCGCCAAGCGCCACCGCGAGATCCGGCTCGACGTGACGACGGGGCTCAGCCGCGACCTCTCCAAGCGCTATCGTGACGGGGAGTTCGATGTGGTGGTGATCAAGGAGCCGTCGCCGGGTGACGACCACCGGGCGACGTTCCCCGAGGCAATCGCCTGGTTCGAAAGCGCCACTTTCGCCGCGGAATGGCCGGACCCGCTACCGCTGGTGGCGTTTCCCCCGGGTGGGCTTTACCGTGACGCCATGTTCGAGCGCATCGAGCAGGATCGACGCCGCTGGTACATCGCATTTTCGGGCAGCAGCCTGCAAAGCGTACTGGTGGCCGTGGAGGCCGGCATGGGGCTTTCGCTGCTGCCGGTGGGCACGACGACGGGCCGGCGCGTGCGCCGCTATGCCGGTTTCGGCCCGGAACCCTCCATGGTGGTTTCGATCTATTCCTGGGAACCGGCGGGCGCGGTGGGCGAGCTGGTGGAAAGCATGGGCTCGGCGCTCGCAGAACGCTTCATCGCGGCCTCGGCACAATGAGGCGGCGGCTAACGCGGATGTAAGGGAATTGGAGCGGGTGAAGGGAATCGAACCCTCGTATTCAGCTTGGGAAGCTGCTGCTCTACCATTGAGCTACACCCGCGACGCGCTTCTTTTGCTGGAAAAGGGCGATGGCGTCAAGATCGTGGGAGGGGGTATGGGCGGAATGGGAGTTGGGCGCGGAAAGTCGCTGCCAGCGGGCTAGTTCCCAAGCCGGATTGTCAGGTCCGCTGCCTGGCGACGTTCAGGTCTCGGGATCATCTGGAAAGCACCGGCAAATGCATCAGGACGATCATCGTCTCGGCCCCATAGGCCGATCCGCCCTTCAGCTCATGCGCCCCAATCTTTGCTGGCCTCAGGGCCAAACTCTGAGGCTCGATGTATCAGACGATGGTGTCACCAGCCGGCATCAGAACCGGCCTCTGCGCAAGCGGCCCAATTCTGTGTCGACCAGCTCGGTGCTCAATTGGAAAAAGTCAAACCTCTCATAGAGCGGAGTAAGAAGCTGATGCATAAACTCGGTGAGGTTGTCGCGTACCTGATCCAAAGTTACCTGACCTGTAAGCACGATTTCTGGTGTGTGGCTGGTGCGATCATCAAAGACCGCCCGATCCCTGTTCACGCTGGTCAGCACTCGATCGTTTAGACCGGTAAACCGACACTCGACGGAAATTGCCTCCACCTCTTCGAATGTTTCGGCAAGCCTGGCCGCAAAAAGCAGGCCTTCCGCAATTCGCCAGACAGGCAGGGTGATGTCGATTGCGGAGCCAGGCGCGAGCCGCTCGGCATGGCTATCTTCGCTGTAACCGCGAATAGTGTAGAGTTTCCCACCCTTCGAAACCCTCCAGAAATCTGCGTGGGCGGAATCTTCATAGTTCCGCTGCCGGTCGGAGGGGCGGCCGACCCATGCTTCAACAAAGTCCTCATGGGGATAAGGGGCCCATTCATTTGTGTTCATCATGAGGAATGCCGGCCAGCCGGTTAGCCTCAGCCGGTGCGCGGTCTGGAGACGGTTCTGCAGCTCACCTAGATTTGGTGCCGACTCTGCTCCGACCAGCGAAAAGGCCATTTCATAGTACCCTTGCGGAAAACGTGCGGCAGCGTCTTCGGGCAGATTGGCGCATAGTTCTTCCCAACGGGCCCGGGCCTGCTCGAGGAAATCGTGCAGTTCTGCCCGCGCATCAGGGGGCAGGGCAGCCGGTTCGACGCGGCCGGACACAATGGAGCGAATAGCCTCAAGCATATCCTCGCGGCCGGCGAGCACGCAGCGCCGCAGAAGCTCACGCCACTCGTCGCCTGTCTGTGGTTCTTCGCTGCGAGGTCCAGGCTTCCGGATATAGCAGCGGTTCTGGGCAATCACCCCCGGGCAGTCGCGCTTGCTCATGACTGGCTCCGTCATGTTGCCCGGAACGACGATAACCGGGTGGACAATGCCGTTGGCCGGGTGAGGCACATTATAAACTTCGGCATGGAATGCCGGTGCGGCAAACCGCTGAATGGCGGCATTCACAACGTCCTGCGACACCTCCGGAACGGCAGCCGGCCTGGCGACCGATGTCAACTGGTGTCCTTGATCGTCGAAACCTACAATAATGTAACCGCCGCCATGGTTAGCCATGGCAATGCTGGCTTTGGCCAGGATTGCCTTGTGGTCATTGGTCGTTAAATCCAGCCAGGTCTTGTATTCCGCAGCAAGATCCTCGCGCGGTTCAACAAGAAAGGGCTGCAGTTCTTCGGTTGTCGGCATGTCCTCTATCCTGGCGATCTGCGATTCGATCCGTGCTGTCGTGTAATTTCTTGTAGTCGAGATTCGCTCACCGCCAAATCCCGGCTCTCATTGAAAGAATTAATGCGTCAACCTCGCTCCTCTACGAACAGAATTTCTGGTCGAGTTATTCGTGGTCAACCAGCAACCAACGTCTTTATGAGACTAGGAAACATTCCGCTGGTGCCGCAGACCCTCAGCCCGATTTTTGGAAGTTGA
The sequence above is a segment of the Paradevosia shaoguanensis genome. Coding sequences within it:
- a CDS encoding dipeptide ABC transporter ATP-binding protein, producing MTDLPALEISRLSVGYAGENGIIPAVEDVSLSIAPGEFVGLAGESGCGKSTIAQSILRLLRAPGVITGGAIRISGNDMLALDDDKVRNLRWNTASIVLQNSLTSLNPVKRIGWQLQEVLDRAKGIETARRTPAELLEMVDIDPARLRAFPHELSGGQRQRVVIAMALALRPALVILDEPTTALDVIVQQEIFVTIKALQRRMGFAVLLITHDLPLLFEVADRIAVMKDGKIVESASIADFLAHPRHPYSRMLMGATPRLDLSTIEPAPTPAPAAKPVLEIDHLTKAYGAHPWSRAAALTAVNEVSLRVAPREIVAIVGASGSGKSTLGRMVTGLLQPTSGQILVDGQTPIPVSRRRKGQPRSAQMVFQDVYGSLNPLHTIGHHIRRAVASAPNGIKAGDIEKRVAELLTEVGLTPPASYLDRRPHELSGGQRQRVGLARALAASPKLLVADEPVSMLDVSIRRDILALIARLRDEQGVAVLYITHDVISAGYIADRIVVMHRGQIVEQGPARAVLANPQHDYTRRLIAAVPGGLAPASPASLQPVT
- a CDS encoding ABC transporter permease; protein product: MALVDTFGARARRQLLGSVPVAIGVVILGALIIVCALARWLAPYNPTRAVGGINEPPSLAHLFGTTGQGQDVLSQFLYGGQNTLWVAFAIAVLTTLIALVVALTSAYFRGWVDDTLTLVSNVFLVIPGLPLVVVLAAFLPPGSFTIIIVLTLTGWAFGARLFRSQALTLREREFIAAAEDVGESRWRIVAVELLPNMGSVVAAYFVNQVIFAITAQASLEFLGLGNGGQVTWGTMLFWAQNTSALIRGAWWTFVVPGMAIALTAFSLALINNAVDELGNPRLRADRLLRRAGFRKPSASLMTPVKRND
- a CDS encoding ABC transporter permease, with the translated sequence MYYVLKRLAFYLLAAFVAITVNFFIPRLTPGDPASTIVATYSTSMNEESLRALKMAYGLTDEPLIQQYFTYLGNIFKGDFGRSLSQFPAPVLSVIGAGFGWSALLGLTAVALSFVIGSTLGALAAWRRGGFFDRVAPPVLLFLGSFPYFFLALLLFYLFCFKLGWFPMGNAYSSVNPPPFTLSGIGDVLFHLIMPAFTIVLVSLGPWTLNMRNSMIGVLSEDYLTLAEAKGLKPRRVLFDHAVRTALLPNITALGAAIGGVFSGQLLTEIVFTYPGLGYALMRAVSAVDYPLMQALFLIITLSVLAANFLVDTLYVLLDPRVRTGGEA
- a CDS encoding ABC transporter substrate-binding protein; amino-acid sequence: MFATVMGAALAVGPMVVQPALAEVPVDQLVRIVAEGGSSFTRTFNPFSPTTRWVSLRTIYEPLMIQNYATGKLDPWLGTEYKWSDDALTLTVTLRNDVKWSDGQPFSADDVAFTFNLMHDNPGLIGPAAGAFDQYLKSVEAVDPTTVKFTFNTAYTPGLFSLVDQFIVPQHVWKDVKDPVTFENPDPVGTGPFTTIDAFGTDRYQVTQNPNYWQPLKIQGVFVQGFNGNDQVSAAVLAGNIDWGGLVPDPDTTFVPLDPEHFGYWWPRTSVVQLQANTTDPNLGDVNVRKAISMALDRQRMINTGVWGKSVPANATGLPEAPFKDWLDAKVIADGQGWVTMDPDAANKLLDDSGYAKGADGIRVGKDGKPLKYDIIVPSGWNDWVSASQIVAENLKDVGIDVTLRTTTADSWTNSTFTGQFQLSLGTAQRTATPFEFYRNNMATTSVKPVGTASPNNQQRYGDPKVDELLAKFAASTDPAAQKAIIAELEGMFSAAAPAIPLYEQPDWGLYNTRRFTGFPNEKDPYAPLSLQMTNGPLLVWPHLERRPE
- a CDS encoding ROK family transcriptional regulator; the protein is MEVLAGSPRLLRNLNEKAVLERLLDQGSLTRMELEAFTGLSKPAVSDLLRRLESARLIRRDGEKAGTYGPKAGLWSLEPRSACVAGVGVTPHGLDVAIADITGALLAEAQIPKTPSESYLAGPELHRVIDEAASRAGIAVKDLDQVVVGLPGIVDIQTGHLRKGQQLRNWEGFDIPASLMSSLGHNHVIVENDVNLVALEEMAVGAAKGVQTFILFFVGEGVGGALVQAGRLVRGTTGSAGELGGAVVPERLAAPGEAVRVTLLENLLSVEGIDALLTAHGLSNADHAAAVQAAAADADRHGAFLDELAYRFAVGLAGAIGILDPDMVVLAGEIGQAGGRVLAQRVSALLAALPIALPQIVPTAVSAKAVRAGAIELALEYARDRVFTGGSAARGLP